The following DNA comes from Streptomyces globosus.
GTACCGGCCGGCCGGCCCGCAGGTGCTCCGCGACGACGGGCGCGGCCCCGCCGCGCTCCAGGACCTCGGCGAGCGTGCGGTGGGCGAGCCGCCCGGCGGCGCCGTGCAGGGGGCCTTCCAGGACGCCGAGCCCCGCCGACACGGCGGCGTACGGGTGGGCGCGCGCCGAGGCGGCGACCCGTACGGCGAGGGTGGAGGCGGCCAGGTCGTGGTCGATGAGCAGGGCGAGGGCCAGGTCGAGTGCGGCCAGGCCCGCGGGGTCGGGCTCCCGCGCGGTCAGGCGGGTCCACAGGCGTGCCGCGAGCGGGCCCTCTGGGGCGGGCTCCTCCGCCGCCGGGCCAGTCGGCTCCGCCGCGGCCGGGGGAAGGGCGTCGACCAGCGTGGGGATCAGGTGCCGGGCGGAGCCGAGCACGGCCTCCTCCGACAGGTCGAAGCGCAGCGGGTCGGTGACCGCGGCGGCGGCGGTCGCCACGCGCAGCCGGTCGAGGGGCCCGCTGTGCTCGGGCAGGGCGGCGACGGCGCGGCGGGCGGCACAGAGGGCGTCCGGCGGAGCCGTGAAGCGGGCGTTCCTGCGGAGGGCGCCCGTCCACAGCCACTCGGCGACCTCCTCGTAGGAGTGGCGGGCGGCCAGCTCGCAGGCGTCGACGCCGCGGAACCAGTACCGGTCGGGCTCGATCAGGGTCAGCGAGGTCCGTACGACGGGCTCGCCGCCGACCGGCGGCGCCGCCTCCCGCCGGGTGCGCCGGGCCAGGGCCTCCACCTCGGCTGCGTCGAAGGTGCTGCCCCTGCCGACCGCGTCGCGGCGGCTCGTGAGCTGGCCGCGGCTGACGTACGCGTACACGGTGGCCGGCTTCACGCCGAGGAGGCGTGCCGCCTCGCGGGTGCTGATCCGCCGTTCGTCCTGCGCCTCGTTCATGACGCACAGAGTACATATGTTGAGTGAATCAATATTGACAGTGATTCAATCCATCATGGATGGTCGATGCATGAACACCACCGTCGATGTGCCCCGCGGTCTCGCGGGAGTCGTGGTCACCGAGACCGCCCTGGGCGATGTCCGCGGCCGCGAGGGCTTCTACCACTACCGCCAGTACTCGGCCGTCGAGCTCGCCGAACGGCGCAGCTTCGAGGACGTCTGGCACCTGATGTTCCGCGGCGAGCT
Coding sequences within:
- a CDS encoding citrate synthase, whose translation is MNEAQDERRISTREAARLLGVKPATVYAYVSRGQLTSRRDAVGRGSTFDAAEVEALARRTRREAAPPVGGEPVVRTSLTLIEPDRYWFRGVDACELAARHSYEEVAEWLWTGALRRNARFTAPPDALCAARRAVAALPEHSGPLDRLRVATAAAAVTDPLRFDLSEEAVLGSARHLIPTLVDALPPAAAEPTGPAAEEPAPEGPLAARLWTRLTAREPDPAGLAALDLALALLIDHDLAASTLAVRVAASARAHPYAAVSAGLGVLEGPLHGAAGRLAHRTLAEVLERGGAAPVVAEHLRAGRPVPGLGHRLYAAEDPRATALLARLEDVPGAALALAAARELAATTAAGRGGPHANVDLALAVLTLSTGMPAEAGETVFAVARTAGWIAHALEEYQERPLRMRPTGHYEGPRPPRPLP